AAAGCCCCGGGAATCTGCATAAAAAAATACATCCGGATACTTTAATGCCAGCTCGGAAATTCCGTCCCTTACCCGGTCTGTGACCGCAGAACAATTTCGCTTTAGGAACTGATCGGTAATAATAACACCCTGTGATTGCTGCACTGCCTGTTCCAGATTCCTTAGCAGCCTGTCTTCCAATTCCCGGGGTGTCTCTTCAAAGTTTCGGAAGTCCAAACGATTCATTTCGGAAGCCGAACCTTTTGCCTCCCCTCTCATGGGTTTCAAATAGGTATTTGTGAGAAGCTGCTCGGATGGAATCATTAGGCGTGTATCCGCCCCTATTTTTTCCAGCTGTTCCATCAGCTCAAAGCCATGCCCGTCAATTCCCAGAAGTCCGATGCAAATTACCTGAGCGCCAAGACTCCGGAGATTGTTTGCCACCGTTCCTCCGATTCCCGCATAGGATGCAGTTTCATGAATCTGATAAGCAATGAGGCCGGTCTCAACAGACTCCTCATCCCTTGATGGCTTGCTGTAGACATACTTGTCGAGACTATAGTCGCCGAAGACGGTAATCACGCTTTGTTCGGCATGTTCTAAGACTCGAATGATCCTGTCGATATCAAAGAAATCCCCTTGCAATCTGTCCAGTTCTTGCATTCTGTCCGGCTCTTGCATCCTGGTATTTTCCTCATTCATTGCTTACCTCCCGGTTTCTTCCCGATCCAGCTTGATGACTCTTGCAGCCAGGTTGGGGACTGTCACAGAATGGTCTCCGCAGATGTAACAGCTTCTGCCTCCGTCGGCCACGGTTCTGCTCAGGATGGTTTTCCAGGGTCTAAAATAGTACCGGGGGTCCGTCTTCGGAGGGGCTTCTTCAAAGTCCTCACTTTCAATGGGCAAAAGGTCAAATACCGCTGTAGTAAAGTCTGTAATTCGCACGCCTTGCTGGTGCGCTGCATTTCTTGCCATAGCCAGCGCCTTAAGATAAACCTCCGGTCCGGCAACTGCCGATCCAAAATTTAAAAATACACCATGCGCAAGACCCGTCACGCTTTCCGTGTAAATCAGGAAATCCCGGTAGGATGCTTCGCCTATGGCAGCACCGTCACAATTAGGGTGTTCATTTGTGATATCGCTTCCAATCCCGATATGAACGGTGCAGGGAACTCCTAGATGATATCCCATTGCAAGCACACTCTGCTCTCGGCCCGGAAATTCATTTTCCCAGATGCATCTTCCCACTGCTTCTCCAAAACCCAAACCGTCCTTGACG
This genomic window from Clostridiales bacterium contains:
- a CDS encoding carbohydrate kinase codes for the protein MNEENTRMQEPDRMQELDRLQGDFFDIDRIIRVLEHAEQSVITVFGDYSLDKYVYSKPSRDEESVETGLIAYQIHETASYAGIGGTVANNLRSLGAQVICIGLLGIDGHGFELMEQLEKIGADTRLMIPSEQLLTNTYLKPMRGEAKGSASEMNRLDFRNFEETPRELEDRLLRNLEQAVQQSQGVIITDQFLKRNCSAVTDRVRDGISELALKYPDVFFYADSRGFISEYRNVIRKCNEHELGGTELTGLRIVTMGEKGILLCEGNEKTHIPSFPAKPPLDICGAGDATNAGIMLGLTLGLGKKEAAFLGACVASVTIEQIGVTGTATREQVKARMYEKKHFFSVKL